The genomic region ACGAGACGCCGCTCAATCACATCGGTCTGTGGGTAGACGACCTGCCGAAGGCGGTGGAGTGGCTGACGGCGAACGGCATGCGCTTCGCCCCGGGCGGCATCCGCAAGGGAGCGGCCGGCTTCGACATCTGCTTCGTGCACCCGAAAGGCAACGATCAGTTCCCGATTTCGGGCGAAGGTGTTCTCATCGAGCTGGTGCAGGCGCCGCCGGAGGTGGTCGAGAAGCTGGGCGCGTAGCAGCGCAGAAGCTCAAATGGACACGGCCGGCGCTTGGCGCCGGCCGTGCGCCGTATCGGTCCTCGCGACCCGACACGCCAGTTTCGCTTACGAAGGGCTCGACTCGAACTCGATGATGGGCTGATCGACAGCGAGGCTGTCGCCCGGCTTCGCGAGCAGCACCTTCACCTTGGCATCGTTCTCGGCGCGCAGCACGTTCTCCATCTTCATCGCCTCGATGACCGCGAGCTTCTCCCCGGCCTTGATCTCCTGACCTTCACTCACCGCGACTTCCGTCAGCAGACCCGGCATCGGCGAGATCAGGAAGCGCGACAGATCGGGTGGCGGCTTGTGCGGCATAAACGCGTGCAACTCCGCCGCGCGCGCCGTGATCACCATCACGTCGACCTGCGTGCCCCAGTGGAACAGGCGATAGTGCATGCCGCGGCGTTCGACCTGCATGCACACGTCGTGGCCGTTGATGGTGCCGCGGAAGAGCGGATGGCCGAAGGCCCAATCCGAGATGACCGTGAAGGTCTCGCCCTTGTAGGTGATCTGGTGCCCGCCGGGCACGCCGGCCACCGTCACCAAGTGCGACTCGGTGCCCAGAATGACGTTCCAATCGGTGCCGACCCGGTACTGGTGGCCGGGCATCTGGCCCGAAATGCCGGCGGCGCGCTCGCTGTAGCGGCGGTGCATGGACGCCGCCACGCACACGAGCAGAGCCGGGTCGTCGTGCGGCACGTCCTCGGCACGAAAGCCCTTCGGATACTCCTCGGCGATGAGCCCGGTGTGCATGCGCCCGGACACGAAGCGCGGGTGCTGCATCAACGCCGCCTGGAACGGGATGTTGGTCGACACGCCGCGAATCACGAATGCGTTGAGCGCGTCCCGCATGCGTCCGATGGCCTGATCGCGCGAGGCGCCGTGCGTGATCAGCTTGGCGATCATCGAGTCGTAGTACATCGAGATCTCACCACCCTCGTAGACGCCGGTGTCGACCCGCACCACGCCCGGCACCTCTGGCGGCGGAATGTATTTCACCAGGCGTCCGATCGAGGGCAGGAAGTTGCGGAAGGGATCCTCCGCGTTGATGCGACACTCCATCGCCCAGCCGGAGAGCTTGAGATCCTTCTGCGTGAACCCCAGCTTTTCGCCTGCGGCAACGCGGATCATCTGCTCCACCAGGTCCAGACCGGTGATCATCTCGGTCACCGGATGCTCGACCTGCAGGCGCGTGTTCATCTCGAGGAAGTAGAAGTTGCGCTCGCGATCGACGACGAACTCCACGGTTCCCGCGGACTGGTAGCCTACGGCCTTGGCGAGCGCGACGGCCTGCTCGCCCATCGCGTGCCGGGTGCGCTCGTCGAGGAAGGGTGACGGTGCTTCCTCGATCACCTTCTGGTGGCGACGCTGGATCGAGCACTCGCGCTCCCACAGGTAGACGGTGTTTCCGTGGGCGTCACCGAGCACCTGGATCTCGATGTGGCGCGGCTCGACGATGTACTTCTCGATGAACACGCGATCGTCGCCGAACGAACTCTTCGCCTCGTTGCGACAAGCCTGGAACCCTTCGCGACACGCCTCATCGGTCGCGGCAACGCGCAGCCCCTTGCCGCCGCCGCCGGCGCTCGCCTTGATCATTACCGGATAACCGATGCCACGTGCGATCTCCACCGCCTGGTCGGCGCTTTCGATCACGTCGGTGTAACCGGGAATGGTGTTGACCTTGGCTTCGTTGGCGAGGCGCTTGGAGGCGATCTTGTCGCCCATCGCCTCGATCGAGTGCGGCTTCGGCCCGATGAAGACGATGCCGTTCTTCTCCAGCAGGTCACAGAACGTCGAGTTCTCCGAGAGGAAGCCGTACCCTGGGTGGACTGCTTCGGCGCCGGTGTCCTTGCATGCCTGCAGCACGCGGTCCATGACGAGATAGCTCTGCGCCGATGGCGGCGGGCCGATGAGCACCGCCTCGTCGGCCAGGAACACGTGTTTGGCGTCGCGGTCGGCCTCGGAATGGACCGCGACGGTGGCGATGCCCATCTTTTTCGCAGTGCGAATGACGCGGCAGGCGATCTCGCCGCGGTTGGCAATCAGAATTTTCTTGAACATGTTTTTTGTTCCGGGAATGGGGATGGTGACCGGGGTCTCCGACCAGCCTGTGCCCGCCCGCGCATCGCTGCCCAAGCGGGAGCGGTACGCTAACGCGGCGCCTGTGCCCCTGCTCCCTTCTCCCTCGTCACAGCGGTATGTTCCCGTGCTTGCGCCACGGGTTCTCGAGCTTCTTGTTGCGCAACATGGCGAGCGACCGGCAGATGCGCTTGCGCGTCTCGTTCGGCATGATGACGTCGTCGATGAAACCGCGGGCCCCCGCAATGAACGGATTCGCGAATTTCAGCCGATATTCCTCGGTGCGCTCCGCGATCGCCTTCGGGTCGCCGATGTCCTTGCGGAAGATGATCTCGACAGCCCCCTTCGGTCCCATCACCGCGATCTCCGCCGACGGCCACGCGAAGTTGACGTCCCCGCGCAGGTGCTTGGAGCTCATCACGTCGTAAGCGCCGCCGTAGGCCTT from Betaproteobacteria bacterium harbors:
- a CDS encoding VOC family protein, which codes for MSDRPFRILGLQQIAIGGTDKQRLRKLWVDTLGVPVTGNYRSERENVDEDILALGTGPTKVEIDLMQPVDIAKKPAVHETPLNHIGLWVDDLPKAVEWLTANGMRFAPGGIRKGAAGFDICFVHPKGNDQFPISGEGVLIELVQAPPEVVEKLGA
- the accC gene encoding acetyl-CoA carboxylase biotin carboxylase subunit, coding for MFKKILIANRGEIACRVIRTAKKMGIATVAVHSEADRDAKHVFLADEAVLIGPPPSAQSYLVMDRVLQACKDTGAEAVHPGYGFLSENSTFCDLLEKNGIVFIGPKPHSIEAMGDKIASKRLANEAKVNTIPGYTDVIESADQAVEIARGIGYPVMIKASAGGGGKGLRVAATDEACREGFQACRNEAKSSFGDDRVFIEKYIVEPRHIEIQVLGDAHGNTVYLWERECSIQRRHQKVIEEAPSPFLDERTRHAMGEQAVALAKAVGYQSAGTVEFVVDRERNFYFLEMNTRLQVEHPVTEMITGLDLVEQMIRVAAGEKLGFTQKDLKLSGWAMECRINAEDPFRNFLPSIGRLVKYIPPPEVPGVVRVDTGVYEGGEISMYYDSMIAKLITHGASRDQAIGRMRDALNAFVIRGVSTNIPFQAALMQHPRFVSGRMHTGLIAEEYPKGFRAEDVPHDDPALLVCVAASMHRRYSERAAGISGQMPGHQYRVGTDWNVILGTESHLVTVAGVPGGHQITYKGETFTVISDWAFGHPLFRGTINGHDVCMQVERRGMHYRLFHWGTQVDVMVITARAAELHAFMPHKPPPDLSRFLISPMPGLLTEVAVSEGQEIKAGEKLAVIEAMKMENVLRAENDAKVKVLLAKPGDSLAVDQPIIEFESSPS